The Eurosta solidaginis isolate ZX-2024a chromosome 4, ASM4086904v1, whole genome shotgun sequence genome includes a window with the following:
- the LOC137249796 gene encoding myoneurin-like, with product MLSNSEDVLQNGAKLAHKNEAKNNTGFDVDDLDIENNTVKADKNQNESKPIAKEIKLTDTILDVAQCILLSATYKEYACLWNEQDIAYRFKNRRDDAFKSVRENFNEKSGLHLTEYEFEREVLRLRKICTYEKKQKIACKKKNIEYKSSYAHYDHLEYLEVDVAPFVCSICGEQYTALGKLKVHVALHDGSLPFKCNICGHGFQLGCNLTTHLRRHAQDYTYYCEVCNKGLATATDKKAHMRTHTGEKPYVCYTCGSSFATSSRLGEHTKTRHKKHRCYKCDICSKAFYTSKVLKEHKKLHVNVREHVCEICEKAFKCGNYLKKHKRMHDSEKRCICKICGKLFASSSGLCVHMKAHGARTTKNDTDDN from the exons ATGTTATCAAACTCAGAAGACGTCTTGCAAAATGGCGCGAAATTAGCGCATAAAAACGAGGCAAAA aATAATACCGGTTTTGATGTCGACGATTTGGATATAGAAAACAATACGGTTAAAGCCGATAAGAACCAA AACGAATCTAAACCTATAgctaaagaaattaaattaacgGACACCATTTTAGACGTTGCGCAATGCATTCTTTTATCTGCAACATATAAAGAGTATGCATGCCTTTGGAATGAACAAGATATTGCATATCGGTTCAAAAATAGACGTGACGATGCATTTAAGTCTGTACGTGAGAATTTCAATGAAAAGAGTGGCTTGCATCTAACGGAATATGAGTTTGAGAGAGAAGTGCTCCGATTACGAAAAATTTGTACTTATGAAAAGAAGCAAAAAATTGCGTGCAAGAAAAAAAACATTGAGTATAAGTCATCCTACGCACATTACGATCATCTGGAATATCTCGAAGTTGATGTAGCACCTTTTGTGTGCTCAATATGTGGAGAACAATATACTGCCCTAGGTAAACTGAAAGTGCACGTGGCATTACATGATGGCTCGTTACCATTTAAATGTAATATCTGTGGGCATGGTTTTCAATTAGGATGCAATTTGACGACGCATTTGCGGCGGCATGCACAAGATTACACATACTATTGTGAGGTGTGCAATAAAGGCTTGGCAACAGCAACAGATAAAAAAGCGCATATGCGTACACACACGGGCGAAAAACCATATGTTTGTTATACATGTGGTTCAAGTTTTGCGACATCGTCACGTTTAGGCGAACACACAAAAACAAGGCACAAAAAACACAGATGCTATAAGTGTGATATTTGTTCGAAAGCATTTTATACTTCAAAAGTGTTAAAGGAGCACAAAAAACTGCACGTAAATGTGCGTGAGCATGTATGTGAAATATGTGAAAAGGCGTTTAAATGtggtaactatctcaaaaagcaTAAGCGCATGCACGACAGTGAAAAACGGTGTATTTGTAAGATTTGTGGAAAACTGTTTGCCTCATCTTCTGGCCTTTGTGTGCACATGAAGGCACACGGTGCTCGAACGACAAAAAATGATACCGACGACAATTAG